From a region of the Malania oleifera isolate guangnan ecotype guangnan chromosome 12, ASM2987363v1, whole genome shotgun sequence genome:
- the LOC131145133 gene encoding aspartic proteinase NANA, chloroplast-like — translation MQTNGPLLLSLILLFSTFNGFASVFAIPDTVRLELMHRHSPHAIGRVLFEQRPSTLERIKDLLRSDGVRRSMISNRLTSGGRRNVWATGASAQLPLRSGADYRTGQYFVTMKVGTPAQKFLLIADTGSDLTWINCDYRCGLDCARKRRSRRRRRFFRADISTSFRTVPCMSKMCKVELANLFSLARCPTPLIPCAFDYRYLDGSAASGIFANETVTLGLANGKKRRLHNVLVGCSQSVRGPSFSVADGVMGLGFSDHSFATKAARSFGGKFSYCLVDHLSSKNVSSFLTFGRAATKTPRSCMQFTQLALGVLSPFYAVHVAGISLDGVLLRIPVEVWDANGAGGTILDSGSSLTSLAQPAFQPIMAALKLSLRAFQKLELDVGPLEYCFNSTGFVDSMVPKLRFHFVDGARFEPPVKSYVIDVADGVKCLGFMSTSWPGFSVIGNIMQQNHLWEFDLGRGRLGFAPSACT, via the exons ATGCAGACAAATGGGCCACTTCTACTCTCTCTGATTCTTTTGTTTTCCACCTTCAATGGCTTTGCCTCTGTTTTTGCAATTCCCGATACAGTGAGGCTGGAGCTGATGCACAGACACAGTCCTCATGCGATTGGAAGAGTCCTTTTTGAGCAAAGGCCTAGTACCCTCGAACGCATCAAAGACCTTCTTCGCAGCGACGGCGTACGGCGTAGCATGATCTCCAACAGGCTTACCTCCGGCGGGAGGCGAAATGTCTGGGCAACCGGCGCCTCAGCTCAATTGCCCCTCCGTTCCGGCGCCGATTACAGGACGGGACAGTATTTCGTGACGATGAAGGTCGGAACGCCGGCGCAGAAATTCCTGCTGATTGCGGACACCGGCAGCGACCTGACGTGGATCAACTGCGACTACCGCTGCGGTCTCGATTGCGCAAGAAAGAGGAGATCCCGACGGCGCCGGCGTTTTTTCCGGGCGGACATTTCGACGTCGTTTAGGACGGTGCCCTGCATGTCCAAGATGTGTAAGGTTGAGCTTGCGAATTTGTTCTCCCTCGCTCGCTGCCCCACCCCTTTGATCCCCTGTGCCTTCGATTACAG ATACTTGGACGGGTCAGCAGCATCAGGCATCTTTGCAAACGAAACGGTTACACTGGGCCTGGCCAACGGCAAGAAGAGGAGACTGCACAACGTGCTGGTGGGTTGCAGCCAGTCCGTCCGGGGTCCCAGCTTCAGTGTAGCCGACGGCGTAATGGGGTTGGGCTTCAGCGACCACTCTTTCGCCACCAAAGCTGCTCGGAGCTTCGGCGGAAAGTTCTCCTACTGCTTGGTGGATCACTTGAGCTCCAAGAACGTCTCCAGCTTCCTCACCTTTGGCCGTGCCGCCACCAAAACCCCCCGCAGCTGCATGCAATTTACCCAGCTTGCCTTGGGAGTCCTTAGCCCCTTCTACGCCGTGCATGTGGCGGGCATATCCCTGGATGGCGTGCTCTTGAGAATCCCGGTTGAGGTGTGGGACGCGAATGGCGCTGGCGGAACCATCCTGGACTCGGGCTCCAGTCTCACCTCCCTCGCCCAGCCAGCCTTCCAGCCCATCATGGCTGCGCTGAAGCTGTCCTTGCGAGCTTTCCAGAAATTGGAGCTGGACGTTGGACCTTTAGAGTACTGCTTTAATTCCACTGGGTTTGTGGACTCGATGGTGCCGAAACTACGGTTTCACTTCGTCGATGGAGCGAGGTTCGAGCCACCGGTCAAGAGCTATGTCATCGACGTCGCGGACGGGGTGAAGTGTCTGGGTTTTATGTCAACTAGCTGGCCTGGTTTTTCAGTGATTGGCAACATAATGCAACAGAACCATTTATGGGAATTTGACCTGGGAAGAGGCAGGTTGGGTTTTGCTCCCTCTGCTTGCACCTAG